In Nicotiana tabacum cultivar K326 chromosome 2, ASM71507v2, whole genome shotgun sequence, the following proteins share a genomic window:
- the LOC107805007 gene encoding uncharacterized protein LOC107805007: protein MASAALSQSLFSTLSSHRNLENGSLPLKRSMLKQSLVVSRSHSLKNHFKNSFITNCASPENDATSKSETPIELRYPAFPTVMDINQIREILPHRFPFLLVDRVIEYNPGVSAVAIKNVTINDNFFPGHFPERPIMPGVLMVEAMAQVGGIVMLQPEVGGSRENFFFAGVDKVRFRKPVVAGDTLVMRMTLIKLQKRFGIAKMEGKAYVGADVVCEGEFLMAMGS from the exons ATGGCTTCTGCAGCTCTGTCACAATCTCTCTTCTCCACTCTCAGTTCTCACAGAAACCTTGAGAATGGCTCACTTCCTTTGAAAAGATCAATGCTCAAACAATCACTTGTTGTCTCAAGATCACATTCCTTGAAAAACCATTTCAAGAATAGCTTCATCACCAACTGTGCCTCTCCTGAAAATGATGCAACTTCCAAATCTGAAACCCCAATTGAATTGA GGTACCCAGCATTTCCTACTGTGATGGATATCAATCAGATTCGTGAGATTTTGCCCCATCG ttttccatttctaCTAGTGGATAGAGTGATTGAATACAATCCGGGAGTATCAGCTGTGGCTATAAAGAATGTGACAATTAATGACAATTTTTTTCCTGGTCATTTCCCTGAGAGGCCAATCATGCCTGGTGTCCTCATGGTTGAG GCAATGGCACAAGTTGGTGGCATAGTTATGCTCCAACCTGAAGTGGGAGGCTCCCGGGAGAATTTCTTTTTCGCTGGAGTAGACAAAGTGAGGTTCAGGAAGCCAGTGGTGGCCGGAGATACTTTGGTAATGAGAATGACACTGATCAAGCTGCAAAAACGTTTCGGAATTGCAAAAATGGAAGGGAAGGCATATGTAGGAGCGGATGTGGTTTGTGAGGGTGAGTTCTTGATGGCTATGGGCAGTTAA